Below is a window of Populus alba chromosome 2, ASM523922v2, whole genome shotgun sequence DNA.
aaaattaaaaaatatattaatttaattttaaaaaaaacaattttaaaacacaaaaacaaacatacccAAATCATAAACTATCATCCTACACCAAgcttatcattttctttctgGTCACTGTATCTCaagtacaagaaaaaaataaaacataagacAAGAAAAGGAACAAGAAACCTTTTTTAGAATATATGATTTATAGCTTCTGGACTATAATCAAAAGCCAAAACTACAACTTTCCCAAACTAAACGGATCCACGGAGTCTTTAATCCACTTGTATAATTACATGCGTGATAGCATGGCAACAATTTCTCATGAACACGAGTTTATCTAGAGGAATtgatttcaatttgaaaaactaaatgaaGTAAATGGATTCATTTGACCAAACTTAAAATATAAGGATGATTTTGGTCCGATTTTTGTGAGATGCCGGTCTTATTTAATGTGTCATGCTGATCTTGTTTAATGACGGTTTGATTTGATAGTGGGGTAGAGTGCGATGCTGCGGCTCTTTTGTGACTGTTGATTTGTGTGAAGATAGCGTGATCTTTAGAAGCTGTTTGGTAACGGGGtggaaactttgtttttttaaaatttaaaatctgtttttttttttattaaaaataaattatttttatatgttttaaattatttttatatattagtctctaaattttttttaataaataaataaaatattattttaatatattttagtacaaaaaataactttaaaaaataagctcATGAACTTAAAATTACAGGAGTCGATTCACGGtctattattttttgtcattagaaagtaaattttattaatttttatttaaaaaaattgtggaaaaaaatagaagctAAGCATAAATCCCAAATAAATATATCCAATTAAATGGTATTTATGTTTGTGTTTGCAATTGGAATAGAAAGTCAAGAAActtgtataaattttatatatgagaattgattttgtggtttaaaaataacttaaataataaataaaaaatataatttaattttaaatatttattttaaattattatttttatgtataaataacaAATCAGAAGCATAATAGATGGATTAGATAAACCCAAGTTAGTGGGCAATTGTTATCAATccaagttgataaaaaaaattatcaagtcaGAAACATGAATCTTTATCATTCTCTTGTCGTTGTTTTTCCCCCCGCCTTATCTACGGCGGTTACCAAAAAACCTTTTTGCCTTTTTACCAAGAAAGGACAAGAAGAGCTTACGAATCCATTCACCAAATGCAGGTAAGTCTTCAAATCATGACAAGTTGCTACGTTAACGCTGTTGAGATATGGAGAATCCTTGCTACTAAGTCTTAGCTCCCTCCCAACTTCTGCATAGACCCACTGTGTATCCTCCATCCGTTTTTGGATCCAGCTTGGAAAGCTTGCCATACCGAGGTCTCCTTTATCTGCCACATCATTCTGATCTCCATCGATAACAAATCCAGGTAATTTTGTTATCACATCATCGGAATTTACTATACGAAGGACTTTCGTTCCTTGTTTATCCAGGTGCTGTCTGAAACTCCGGTTACCGACACGTGGACCCCCGAAAGAAATGACAGTCACAAGTACTGGCACGCCGTTGAATGTAGTCTTGATGTCATAAGCGGCAAGAGTAGCAAGAGCAGCCCCGAGACTATGGCCTGCAATGGTTAAACTAAGAGGTTCATCTCCATAAGTTTGGAGTAGCCTTTTGCACTCTTCACGCACCATTTCTTGTAAGCTAGGGCGAATTGGAGTTCCTGAAGTGTAAAGGCTCAAGAATCCATGTTCTACCTTGGGCCCGCTTTCGTCAGAGCCCTTTTTACCACATTCTGTATTTGGGAGTTGGGTCAGGGTTGCCCTAAGATTCTCCAGCCATTCAAGGCAAGTGGCAGTGCCTCTAAAGGCAATCACCACGTCTCTGCGTCCTAGCCTCGCAATTTCTGCCTGATTTTGAGACACGGCTACGTATCCAATCCAACTCGACTGGGTAAACATCCAACGGGGTGCTTTTTCCATCCAACGTGGAAGTTGGATTCCTGATGTTGCACATAGATGTTTGGTTACCCGGTAACCAGTATCTCGTAAACCGGAACGTTCAAACAATGTGCGCTTTGGGAACCGGCTGTTTGCATAGGTGGGTGATGAAGGATTAAAGTCGAAGGATTTATACGCAGCATCGACAAAGTCTCCGTAACGAAGTATTTCTCCACGTAAATTATCATCGAGAGGGTCAAGCAAACCTTCCCAGTTTCGAATACCTTGATATTCCATCCATTTCCGTCTTAGTTTAACCGGCCGGCCGGACGCAGTGGAATCATTCCGAACGTCGCGCAAGCCTTGCCATTTTCTTAAGGATTGGTTTTGTATAAACTTTTTGTTGAGTCTTGTGGGTTGAGTGAGAATATTGCAGCACTCTAATGTCTCATGTCTCTAGTGGGTGGGATTGTGCATGGCTTTGCGAATCCAACAGTCTTCATTTTGGTTTTTCGTATATGGAGGAGAGGAGCTTGATGggaactttctttctttcagatgtgaaaagggtaaagaagaaaagagaaaggcaAAGGATGGAACTGGAGGAATTAAGTTCTCGGTGTCGGTGATTGTTGGCTTCAAGGGGTTTTGGAGGGTCCTTTTTACagggagaaagaaaaacaacaggAATTTATCGAAGAGAAATTAAAGTAAGacgaagaagaaagagaagacaTGGAGAGACGGGGCACGAATTGAATCGAGAGAGAAAATGTGATTATACTTCCATGATCGGAGAGAGTGTTTTGCTTTTAACCTTTCAACTTTATTTGTTTGGTAGAATGGGAGGGGAGAAAACTCCATTTACTTACAATGAATCTTACAAGCGACAGATTGTAATTACCATTTACATCAACTGAATATTTGGTAACTAGAATAGAGTTAGATTCTCGCGTCTCATCCTCGTTAGATGATAAATCCTCACATGCTTATCCCTAATATATAGATGATAAATGCGaatttgtattcttttttttttttcattttttattatatcctttccatttaaattattaaatccaaaataaatataacatacactaatctaaaataaacatatcatacatgatgattttaatgagtaataaaaataataacagttAACTATACGTATAGTGATGTattaaagaaagaagaggatCAACGAGAGCTAGGATATAAAGAAGGTAGAGTGATTAAAAGACAGATAGTTGAaagttttgatatgttattgtccattttaaaaaaagaaacaaatttataaaaaaagaaaaattataatctatatctatttttttttatttttctcatgtgCGGTGCGGTTGGTAGGTACAAGCGTcgtaactggaaaaaaaaaaaatgcattatggGACGAAGGAATGATGAGAGAGATGATTAGAAGATGTGGGGTCAAATCAAATCCAATGGGCCACCTTCAGTCAAGCTTAAAGTTTTGACCAGCAGAAATAGCATGACATGGTGGGTCAATGTTTGTTTCGTCCCTCtgtttttagttttatgttcttttgatCCCCCTTCTATTTCTTATCTTCGTATGACTCACCCATCCTTTATTTTGTACTACCAATCTGATGATTTTcccaataattttcttttgacatttatgaaaaaaaaaaccataatttactccaaaataacaatataattcTATATCATGTTGCTTTATTACCAccgttttatattttattattttttaatacagtaTTTATCTCAACCACtatttatgattatttgatTTCATAGTAAAATCtgagtttaatttaaaagactAGAACCTTAAAGTGGATGGTTCATTCTAAACtttttatactctttttttttgtgtgttcattatatatgttatatttCTCTAAAAgtgattttcttaaaattggCTGAAAggttataagaaaaaagaagaagaagaaagaagagttaAGGGATGAAAATGTGACAAAACCTATTAAGTGGACGAAAACAACACATGAATGGAAATAGAAGGACCAAAATCACCATCAACCCATGGTATTCGAACTTAACTGGCCCCGTTTGATGGGACTCGGCTTTGCCTTTAGCCGTTTTGAAAGAAAGCGATGCATGGCTGATGCTCTAACGAAGGAGGGAGATAATGACGTGTTTGGCGTTAAGATATTGCGCGGACACTTTCCCACGTGATCACGACAGTTGTTCGGTGCAAACAAGGTAGCACCACGGTTCTCATCTTTAAAAACTGTTTTGTTAGTTTACGttgaaaaaaaacgaaaaaaaccgAAAGATTATTGCCCGAGTTACAGTTTCACACGTTAATTCCATGTCTCAAATCTTGAATCTTCCTCGTGCACGTTGAGCTTTTTTTCCAAacgacagttttttttttttttttttgagatcttTCTGTAATTTCgtctcgtattttttttttttggaatcaatcttatatatatatatatatatatatatatatatatatatatggtaggGCAACATTGGGTTTTGGGTATGATAGTTAAGAATCGTTGGTTAGCAAGATCTCGATCGAGGTCGGCTACTGTATCCCTTcctgtattttctttctttctctctgtaTTCTTTCTTGCCAGTTAGCCTCCGATTCTGGTTCTagcttcttttttataaaatccgATATGGAGAAAACTAACGTATTTAATTTATGTCTATGCTctagttaaataataaatataaattttttatggtaATGATATAGCAATGCTTTATTTGTATACCCGgttaatattattgtttaacgattattatattttgctgtgcatattttatcaaatattaagcaagtcattaattaatttgtcgCACAACATACTACGACATCTACtataaagaaatatatgaagCATTAAGTTGAACAAATGTCTTTTGAATCATATATATTAgacgaaataaataaataaatgaaacattGAATTTAACAAATGACTTATAATCTATTGGTTAAGTGCAAGAAcgttattaatttttaaggttAAGGTTTCGAATTCTAATAATTTAcatcaaatattgaattatttatacAAAAGTAATACTacaatttcatataattaagaGGATGGAAAATTTAAAAAGCTAGTGAGGgtattattatatattgaatcatttttaaatttgtctATAACTTAGtctttttatcaagtttattttatttttcaatttacttatttgatttgattatataCGTGTACAAAATTTGTGTATTGTACTTCAATTTTTGAACTACAAAAATACGTTGAAAAAATttgcatacatttttttttatagaaaataaaaatactcaaCTAGGGTGATGAAGTGTGAGCCATATATCTAATTATATATGCTAAATAAACCACCAACAAAATTATTCACTTGATATCTCTGCTCTTCTCTTCTAGATTGTTGTTACGATGTCGCAGTCGTACAAATTAGTTACCCTAACTTCAAACATAACACGCAAGATAGTATAGAGTAAACAAgaggtcgatcccacgaggaaagttcaagtcagatttttatgctagatgctaagcaatttgggggggggttggacgttatctaggctaaagcaaaagaaaacagaaaactatcaaacaaaattttataaaatcagataattatcaagagaataaaccttggtcgcaagtaTACATCCACCTAaaaaaatcagaactgatcatggaaacgaaacatcaatttatattctgaatatttatctcttcttaacattggttagttaacggattcgccgtataactaaccttaacaatcaaacaaccacaatgttcgcattaataatttaattcaatggatGCCTTAAGAACTaaataagtttattaatcaagaaaacataactgtTCGCAGTCtacatttgatttgattgaatgttctttCTAAGAATAATAACGTAGATctaccacaattattaaacccagttgcttcacaagttcatataccacaactctggttttgatatcaaacttaacaataaattgtctacaataataacttagagtccgctctagcaattaaaataaacaatcatagaaaaaataagcataggagaacaaacatattcattatataaactgaaaagaaaaggtaaaataaatctcacaattcttgaaatctgaaggtttacgtgtccttgcaaccaagaaaaagtgtttaaccttgcatgtttgttgaacaactagtcaaaaagaaggaagaatgcATAATTTTGAGTTTCTTAGAGGAagggggggcgtttttctcctcttggatGGCTGCCCCTGTTctcttttttcattctttttatatgctaggaaaccctagtctctattttacaaagtAGTCATCCCTTAAGTAGatagtttacatttaagtagttcaataactatttttctaaaaaaagagaaataaccttgatcttcaagctttgacttagaggagctaaattgctgaaataaaaacttgaatgtcggtttagatgcttcgaaacgtaatttggactcatttcttcacgaaacctgtttgctggcagaattcagttgtcatctttgaaaaatcatatcttcctcatataacatcttttttggctaaaatttggagcgtttataggtattttagtcaggaatccaaaaaaatgagttttcatcaaTTGAAGTTCTGTAGCTCCAGATATTTAAGTCGGAATGGACGAAGGTCAAGATTGACAGATTACGAGATttgaatttgaaggaaaaaatttccatgctcttccttattttatttgcttGCCTTAGATTttcagaaaggtatggatgccagctttttaatgccactagaatcacttcattttgacctcTAGAACTCACGCTCTGTACAAAACATCGAATGAAGGTCAAATATgtcaattaccttcaatttactcatttttatatctttcatccaaaagtgtattcaaaacataaaacaaagaatatcaaggtattttatataaaaaaatataggcaaaacactagttaaatgtagGTAAaattatcgaataatatggttgcatcagttGCTCTTAggtttctatttatatttcaCTCATTATTTAttgagtaaaaaatttaaatatattaaattttaggtATTCATTATTCGagtaatgtttattttatacacacacacgaagtatatatattggatatgtttgattcaagaaaatatattaattataatgttaGATATACTATATATCTTGGGTTAGAAATCAACTCGTGCATTGATGGATTCATGAACCAAAACCTCTCACAGTTTCTCCATCCTTCAATTTCAAGATCCATAAAGAATTTTCATTGCAATTGCCTCCCTACGAGGATAACGTTGATGCTCTACGTGACTCATGCTCCACACATGCAAGATTACCAAACAGCGTCTCTCAAATGAACGAGAAGTTCGTAATTAAAGGGAAAGGGGAGTCGCGATGGCTTAAAACTAGCACTGTTGACCAAGAAAATTACAGTGCcatgttctttttttacaaAGCCGACATTAATTTGTCCTGGGAGTAACCCTAGGGTTTCCACCTTACGCCCGCAGTACGAACGTTTATGATTTTCAGCTCATTGTTTGCAAGGAACAgagcaatattttttcttaaaaaattaaacgatACACCCACACAcgctaattaatatatatatatatatatatatatatatatatatatatatgaacaataaATAACCATTAAAAATCTCAGTTCTTTTAGAGTGTTAGTATAATACTAGACCTAGTGCCCGCGCTTCTTCGCTGCGGGTCAAATCAAAATCTAATTATTGAGTAAAACGAAATGTACGagagttgttattttttttcatatcataaaacatttaaaatagattaaaagaCTCAACTAGTGTATTACATCAAATTAATCGATCGCCATATGCATTAATAAATACATAGAAAAGTTGGTGTGGCTTGTTGAACGTAGCGGGTCAAGAGCGAA
It encodes the following:
- the LOC118042250 gene encoding phospholipase A(1) DAD1, chloroplastic; translation: MEYQGIRNWEGLLDPLDDNLRGEILRYGDFVDAAYKSFDFNPSSPTYANSRFPKRTLFERSGLRDTGYRVTKHLCATSGIQLPRWMEKAPRWMFTQSSWIGYVAVSQNQAEIARLGRRDVVIAFRGTATCLEWLENLRATLTQLPNTECGKKGSDESGPKVEHGFLSLYTSGTPIRPSLQEMVREECKRLLQTYGDEPLSLTIAGHSLGAALATLAAYDIKTTFNGVPVLVTVISFGGPRVGNRSFRQHLDKQGTKVLRIVNSDDVITKLPGFVIDGDQNDVADKGDLGMASFPSWIQKRMEDTQWVYAEVGRELRLSSKDSPYLNSVNVATCHDLKTYLHLVNGFVSSSCPFLVKRQKGFLVTAVDKAGGKTTTRE